DNA from Agarilytica rhodophyticola:
TATTTTCAAATGCGTGAACCCAGAGTACACGTTCCGCTCCGTGCATTGGGCCGAAGGTTTCTCATCAGAAGACTTTTCTTTTTCGCAATGCGAATTGTTATACCGCAATAGTAGTTTTAATGGTTATATCTACTACCCGCATCCCGAGACAAAAATTAATCATTTCCAGTCAGATTCCTTAATAGAAGTTATATCTGAAAAAATCCCTGAAATTCAGTACGGCGATGTTGTCACATTGAAATATCAAGAACAAGAGATCGATATTGTTGAGGCTCTTTAGAGTCACTAGATTTTTTCACTCATTCCTATTTCTTAACTAGCGTCTGTTAACAGCTTCTAATATCGTGCAATGAGTTGTTCGAATTTCAATTGATTGTTATGCTATGTATTCTATTATCATAAAGCAGACCTATTTTGATATCTCGCATATGACATAGGCGTTCATATTATATTTTTCAGTTTGTAGTATTCGAACCTATATAATGTTGTATCAGGCTTTGCATGGAGAGATGCATTGTATATTCAGAAAATATTTTCCGATGGTCTTTTTGTTGTTGTAAAAGCGGCTATTACTTCACTAATAATATTGTCATCGATTGCTTTTGCTACGGATCATGTCGATGGCGATATATATTTTGAAAACCCACTGGTGGATATTAGTGATCTCTATGCTTTTATGAGTCCACAGAATCCGGAACGTCTCGTACTAATTTTAAATTCATATCCTTTTGTGCCGCCGAGGGCTCATTTCTCTGATAAATTGACATATCGATTTCGCATTAAACCCGTCGAGATAACTGGAATGGGACTTGAATCTCGCTTTAATATTGTTGATAAGGAATATCGTTTTGACTGTCGTTTTTTAACGCCTCACGACCTGAAAGAATATTCGATAACTTGTCGATCGTCTTTGGATGAGTCGATCAAGCGCAATGTCAACGATGAAAGTGGGAAAGAAAAAGATGGTATACGAGTGTTTGCCGGTAAAAGAGAAGACCCTTTTTTGTTCGATTCCTCTTGGTTTAAAACCTTGTTATTCGATCGCTGCATTCCGCCCTCCAATGCTTCTAATGAAATGTCCAATTTAAATGTGCTGAGTATCGTTTTGGAATTCGATATAAGCAAACTTACCCACCTTCATAAAGGCAGTCTATTTGCGGTTGCTGGTGAGATTACACAAACCCTAGAAGGCGACAAACACGAGACGATTATGGATCGAGTTGGACGACCAGAAGTGAGTAATGGCCGATTGGTGACCTTAGTTAACGAGGAGGATTTAAGGCCTTATTATAATCGTGAAGACACCTTTTCATTAAAGCCTGAAAATAAAACTCGCTATCAGGCACGCCTGCAAGAAAACTTGGATTATCTTGATGGTCTCGATGAGATGAAAGACTGGTCAAAAGATTGGGGCAAAGTGTTGGTCGATTTATTGGTAAATGACTTTTTAGTGATCGATATTGCTAAACCCTTTAGTTCAAGTGGCTACTTTGATATTGAGAGTTCCATGCTAGACAATAAACCTCACACTCGAAGTGGTGGCAGGGTGCCAGGAGAAAGAGTTATCAATCAGTTAACTACAACAATGATTAATGGTGGTCATGGCCAAGGTATTAACGATGGTATTGCCCCCAATAATTTTAAAAACAAAGTATTTCCCTACCTAGATAAACCTGCTTCTGGTATTTGGCCCTATGTGAAAAATAAACTGGCAAAACGTATTGTTAAAGGAATTGCCATGAAAAAGAGGGATTTGACTATCAAGCCTTGTGAGAACTGAAGCTAAAGTAATAACAAGATGTTGATTGGCCCAGTTGATTAATCACTGGCCCCAAAATTAATTCTCTGTTTTTCTATTACATAACCACCCGAAAGATAGCCTTCGATCAGTTCATATTTCAATAAAGCGAATATACGATCTCCAATAAATATGGGGCGGGCAGAGCCATACCAGTCCGTGCAGGACACTGTGCACTTGTTGGGATTTGACCATTTAACTGTGCGATCACCCTCAAGTGCGCCTGCTGGTTGAATGAATAGTTGCTCATCCAAAGTGAGGTAATTCATATCAACAATGGGTTCTCGTTGAAAAAACTTCCCTCCTTCGCGCTTATAGCTTTTACCTTCCATTGGTCGACCAACAGGAAAGCCTGCGATACCTCCAGCTTCGTATGGCCGGTAGAAAAAACTATGACTGCGAGACTCTGCCAAATGAGATCCTGTTTGCGAATAAGCATCAATCATAATGGGAGCGTCATATTCCAGCTGTAAAGTAGCAGTCACTGATGAATAAGTGTTTTCTTTGATAGTATTACCGAGTAAAACCGCATTTTTCCCTGCTGGGTAGATTTGTGCAATATTAAACTCTGTCTCAAGTCTATCCACTATTTGAAAATTCAGGGGATCTGCAATGGTTAACAAGGATTGTGGAATATTATTTGTGGAAGCGTGAGAGAAAAGTAAATAATTTCCTACAAAACGATTGACCATTCCCCAATGGCTGCCGTAGTTTTGCGGATCTAATCGCAGATAGTTTTCCTCTGGGATGTGGGGTACAGTGTTAGAAAACTCGGATAGGGGAATCGATAGAGCATAAGTCTCAAGTGGGTAGGGTGTATGAATATCACTATAAGGATGCTCCTTATCTAAGGGATAACTGCGAGTCACTAAAAATAGATTGTCTTCTTTTTCAGCAAATGAAAATTGATCTAGGGGCTGTCCCTTGAGCGCTACCGCTGTGACATCGCTATTTTCCTGGACGTTATCCTGTGGCAAGGGTATACGATAAACAACTGATAATTCATCTTCTTGCAAATAGCCCAGTTTGAGCATGTCCGTGATTTGATCATCCACCAGCTCGGGTAAGGCCAGTACATGACGGTTGCCTGAATTCCATACATATACTGCGTTTCTTGATACGTAGTGGTCTGCTGAGTAGCCGCCAAAAACACTGGTAGCAGAGCACTCAAAGTTCTCTTCATCCAGAGGACAAACCACCACAGAAGTCATGTGAGGTCGGTAGGTGCCTAGTAGAGGATTGTAGATGGTATGGTTAGAAAAGAGGTCTCGTGAGTCAGTTAAAGAATTATCTTTATTGAGTGTGGCTACTGTAGGTAATACTAAATTCGCATCATCATCCGAGTCTTCTTTTGCATCGCTCTTAACTGGCATATTTTTGAGAATAAAAACCAGCTTACCGTCCACTAAGCGGCTAGCGTAATTACTTTGATCAAAATAGTCAGACGAGTTAATTAAGTATGTTTTATCATGTTCAAGTTGACCATCAGCGTCGATAGTAAAAAACTGATACTCACTCCCATTGAGAGCATAGCTATAGCCAATCACGATAACTTTGTTTTTATAAATTAATAATTCATCATACCACGAGTCGTAATGTTTTTCTGTTTGTTGCACATTGAACTCACCCACTTTTCTTAGCGGGTCTTTGGTTTCCACAACATAGATTTTTCCCCGTTTAAGAATCAACAAATATTTGCCATAACGCTTAACAATACCGCCTTCGTCAACAGATGCCTCCTGATTATTGGTAATAGAA
Protein-coding regions in this window:
- a CDS encoding DUF4331 family protein encodes the protein MYIQKIFSDGLFVVVKAAITSLIILSSIAFATDHVDGDIYFENPLVDISDLYAFMSPQNPERLVLILNSYPFVPPRAHFSDKLTYRFRIKPVEITGMGLESRFNIVDKEYRFDCRFLTPHDLKEYSITCRSSLDESIKRNVNDESGKEKDGIRVFAGKREDPFLFDSSWFKTLLFDRCIPPSNASNEMSNLNVLSIVLEFDISKLTHLHKGSLFAVAGEITQTLEGDKHETIMDRVGRPEVSNGRLVTLVNEEDLRPYYNREDTFSLKPENKTRYQARLQENLDYLDGLDEMKDWSKDWGKVLVDLLVNDFLVIDIAKPFSSSGYFDIESSMLDNKPHTRSGGRVPGERVINQLTTTMINGGHGQGINDGIAPNNFKNKVFPYLDKPASGIWPYVKNKLAKRIVKGIAMKKRDLTIKPCEN
- a CDS encoding beta-propeller domain-containing protein, producing the protein MRSSTKFFSLCIFAILQGCTSLPKPSTSQLVLTQAKSDAEVLKYVEAQQDFSKRLQQQQNKLYSRHSFSQIEEVAFLADAKSAPLAKSAAPDSEGNSITNNQEASVDEGGIVKRYGKYLLILKRGKIYVVETKDPLRKVGEFNVQQTEKHYDSWYDELLIYKNKVIVIGYSYALNGSEYQFFTIDADGQLEHDKTYLINSSDYFDQSNYASRLVDGKLVFILKNMPVKSDAKEDSDDDANLVLPTVATLNKDNSLTDSRDLFSNHTIYNPLLGTYRPHMTSVVVCPLDEENFECSATSVFGGYSADHYVSRNAVYVWNSGNRHVLALPELVDDQITDMLKLGYLQEDELSVVYRIPLPQDNVQENSDVTAVALKGQPLDQFSFAEKEDNLFLVTRSYPLDKEHPYSDIHTPYPLETYALSIPLSEFSNTVPHIPEENYLRLDPQNYGSHWGMVNRFVGNYLLFSHASTNNIPQSLLTIADPLNFQIVDRLETEFNIAQIYPAGKNAVLLGNTIKENTYSSVTATLQLEYDAPIMIDAYSQTGSHLAESRSHSFFYRPYEAGGIAGFPVGRPMEGKSYKREGGKFFQREPIVDMNYLTLDEQLFIQPAGALEGDRTVKWSNPNKCTVSCTDWYGSARPIFIGDRIFALLKYELIEGYLSGGYVIEKQRINFGASD